The nucleotide sequence taattttataaacttctatcaggtctcctctcagcttctgatgcttctGAAAAAATTACTTAAATTGTGTAAAGGAACATTTTGTATTATAATTTGTGACCATTGGTTCAGTGAATAACATCAGCAGGATGGGGTTGGGGCTGTTGGATGTGGATTGTTCACAGTTAGAAGGGGGAAGGGGTGTTCTGTTAAGCATGCCAGCTTCTGCAGTACTTTCGAGATTTCATCAATGGGGATGTAGGAATAGTGAGAAATTAGGAGAAGTGGGATTGGTATTTACTTTTCCAAATTCACAATCGGGTGACTGGCTTTCCTTTTTAAACATCAACTTATTTGTATGATCAAAACAATTCTTAGACTAACAGATGATCAGGATGCAAAAGGTCTGCAAGAAATTTTGGTGGGAGGTTCAGAAATAACTTCCAAGGGTTGCTCCACTTCCTGGGATGGAATGTGTTCTTCCCACCGGCCTAAGAATGTGGAGTGTTAGTTGACATGCAGTCACtgatttttacttctattttgaaGATACCAAACTTTAACTCAGTTCCCAGTATGTCATTTAAGCTTAAAGTTTGTTATGGATCTTTCTGTGACCTGACCCTGCAACTTCCTTCCTATTCTCACCTAGATTTTCCTATCTTGGACTTTCTAAATGTTGTCAATCAAATTTAGAGCAATTTCACAGTTTTTCTTGTGTTGTTAAGTTGAATACTCTTCAGACTAGAATTGATTCCCTGGTTCCTGGTTTTGCCATACTATCTGGTCATATCCCACTGCATTTTCTTTCAGTGCAACTGTTTCACTTCCCTTTCATCCATTCAATGCCTCTTCACAGCCTGACTCATTAAATGTTGTATACCATCCTGCAGCTTTTTTGCTATTTGACAGATTTTCAGAAGCTTTTGACAGTCTATTAAAACAAGTATTTGCTTATAAAATAGTTAGCTCAGCAGTATTCTAAATCTTAACCCATAGTTCATTCCCTCTTTATTCTGGATAATCCATATTGTTTGGTTCTTATGTCTTCATGCACCAATCTGAGAAAACATTACCATCCGAAACATGACATGTCCATTTGCTTTTAGATGCCAGTGAAGCATGTTattaattttcagcatttgttcATTCAGTCCCATGAATGATTGAAGTCCCATGGAGAAGGATGGCAGGATGTGACCATACGAAGCTCATTCTTTTCCCCTGTTATATGAAAAATTGCCCAAGTCACAACTTCATTTTCTACTAGACAGAACAGATGATAATTTGTTCCCTTCTTACTGACTTTAATACTTGGGACCATTAAGTAATGGGAGTTCCAGAGTGCACCAACAACTCTCCCTGTTTATCTTTAAACAGAGCAAAGTCATTTGCTTTAGTTACACTTGGAATACAGGTAATAATTGTCGTAAAGCCATCCCTACACCATGAGCGGACTCTCGATATTTTGTTTCCAATAATATTTTGAGTCGTGCATTTTCGGTGTTGATTCACCTTCTTGGTTAGTATAATTTGTGTATactactttgtttttaatttctcagTATTTGGGAACATGGTTTGAAATTGAGCGATCTGGTGCTTCTGACAGCAACCCCAGGTGCATTATGGAAAAATACTTagtaacaaaagaaaataaggtGGAGCTTCTTACACAGTATGTTTCGTAAGTACCCCAGAGATGtcttttaagttgcagataaatatttttcttgtgcAACAACAGACATGACTGAGTTTTTACTTGGGAAGCAGAGTGATATTTCTTGGATTAAATTATAATAAAGAAATGGTTTGCTTCGCTAATTAAATCTCTGAAGGTGTTTACAATCCACACAAGCAGTTCTCCTAATCCTATGTCCATAACcctttatttccctttcttttaACTAACTATTTGGCCCAATATATGCCTCACCTTCAGTCACTAATTCTGGGGATACAGTGTTTTGCAGACTCCcaagtttgtttttctttgggGCTAAGAACAAGCTTCTATTATTCTTTCTACTTCTAAACTTGCATTTACTTTGTATCACCTCATTCCAGATAAACCATTAGGTTCTATCTGTCTGATCCTTCATAGTTTCTCTATTACATCAACCTGTAATCTAACAGTTCTGCTGTCTATTAATATAAAGTATCCTGGTTGAACAGTAAACCTCGCAGTTACCAGGCTTGATTCTTGAAAGGATTACTATATTTGTGTTCCGTATGGGACTAAATCTCCATTCTGTTTGCAATGAGCAGAAAGGAGACCCCAATCGCATATTGCATTTCTGTTAAACCAAATATATAATCTTTCACTGAGTAACTATGATCTCCACCTGTCATTTCTTTGGCCCAGTTCCcctattttattaattttcccGAGCAGTTACCTCCAGATTTTTATAGAACAAACTATACatcctattttgttttttttccaaccaATAGTCAACTTATTGAGAAGCACAGTGAACAAAACTGGACTTTGAAGAACAtcactttcaaatatttttatagAAATGCCCATAAACTTCTTCACTTTTTGTCCTGCTTCTTTCAAACCATTTTAAAATCCAGTTTGTTGTCATCACCACAACTCCTTGATCCTTTatcttttcatgtcatttgctGTCTAATActctgtaaaatattttcctGAAACTCATGTATACCAGAACAGTGCCCCTGTCTACCATCCCCATTATCTCAAAGGTGGGTCATACATGATCTCCCATTGTAAAATCAGAGCTGGCTGCCATCGATTCTTTATTTAGATCTGTGGTATTTTCAGCATTAAAGGCTCTGAAATTTCCCCCGTCATGGGTTTGTCTTTAGCTAGATTACTTTGTCTTTGTTATTAAAAATAGCTTCAACGCTGACCATACTAGTCCTCAAGCACATATCCAAACACAACGAAACTTTGACATTTTACTTCTTGGACCTTCAAGTCCTCTAGGATCTAATCCATCAGCCCCTTATGCTTCCCTGCTAACctatcaaaaaaaaaactaaaaaaataaaaatggtcaTCTTACTTCCAACACCTCCAGAGTTCACCACCACTACAATATCCTTTCTCCAGTAAGAGCTTATTCAATGGACTAATTATGCAACTGCACCAACCTATTGCAGCCTTGACCCTGACGCCTCAATTCCGCAGCTTttcccaaagattcacagcccccAAATGGTGACCAGGCTGCTGGACATCACATTCTGTGGTCCCAGCCCCAACAACTCCCTTGTGGCCTCATGATAACTCATGCTGTCAGAATGCAATTTTCACTGTTTTCCAAATTTCTCTGACGATTGTGGACATTTAGAATATGAAAAACATTTAATTGATTAAAGAATTAAAATCATTTaagaagtaaataaaatgttaaaaatacatttaagaatttattacaacatatttaaatttaattataaatgtcaaaccatttaaaaaacaaattttatcCATGATGTGCTACTATTGATTCATTCAAAAAATAACTTATTCAGTGATATAAAAAATAAAGGTATTATTTTAGTTAAACCAGTGTTTTTAAATGGAGTTTGGCAACCCATTAAACATTATTCTCATTTGTGCAGGGAAGATGATGCTGTAAAACTTCATCAAGGAGAAATAATATATCCTAATAAATCAAGAATCCTGCCAAATTTTACTTCAGAATTTCAAGAGGTAAGTATGCATAAAATGTTTGAAATTGCCTTCCACCAGATTCCTTACAGGATTTGTTTTGTTAACAATTGTTGCTAGCCACTTACAAAATAAAAtctcagaaagtcatgaggtgaACTTGTAGACAAATATCTGTGCTGACAAATTTTTTTTGGCATGGGTAGCATGCATAGAGCTGATAATCTTAACCTGGAGAATGCATTGAAAATATTGGTGCAACGAGGAGGCAGCCATGCTGTGCTCTCACCTGTGTCTAACAGAGAATATCAGGTTCCTTATGTATAACCatcccctgccctctcctcccccacctttccATTTTTTCATTGACCTCAGTTTAAAGCAAAGTGAACATAAAATTAGAAAAATAGAAGGTATGTGTATAACAGAGTTGTTGATGTGTTGATGAACTCTTCAATAAAAATTGATTCATGAATTGGATGAATTTACAGGGTTATGATGGACTGTAAGAATGAAAAGCCCAGTGGAGCACACTAGCCCTGATTTTACTAGGTTTTGCTGGCAGTTATGCAGCGAACTTCCAATGTTTAGCTGTGTTTATGCCAAGAAGGTTGAGATCTCAGCACATACACATCCAGAACTGAACTAACAGATAGATTCACTGAATCTGCCGCTATGCTTTATAGCTGAACTCCACAAACTTGCTGGAATTCCCCCACACTTATCTTGTGGAATGTACTTATAGATTCTGTGTCAGCTTAGAATTGCCACAGATTATATGGAGTCCATTCATTTCAACTAAGACTTCTTGGCTTTAAAGAGAAAAGGGTAATAATAAGGTAAGTTACCATTTTGTAAAATCACTTAATGTTTTACATTATTGATGGGTGTTTTTGTGTTTACACATAATCTTACTtgaaaattttaaacaatttatctcaggtttttaatgtttatttcattttaaggCAATTGGAAGCATTATAAAATAATGACAAATGTGATAGATGACAAAATGGTGGATGTGGCTTTGGCACCTGTCAATGGTTTGTGGGTAGGGCTTTTTCTGAGCCTTTCATTTGACACTGGTGGGTCTCCCCATGGGCTCCAGCTGGGTTTCAACCAGCAAGTTCTCCTTTCTGAAAACACCCAAGGTGAGGGATTCTCAGGGAGCCACACAAAGTGCACATATTGTGCTCCAATTCAGCAAAAATGCTATTGTGCTTTTGTACCCAAGTGTCACTTTAGGAAAATGAAAAAGCCAATATTAGAATCAGAGAATCGtccagcctggaaacaggccattcacccaacttgtctatgccgactGGGAGGGACCGTTGTATATTAATGCCATtgcccaacacttggtccatagccctctgtacCCTGGGTAGATTCAAAGTGTTTCATCTAGATAAATGCTATCAGCAgccctgcttcaaccactccctcaggcagtgtattcaaggtacttaccactctctggttgaagaAGGTTgccctcatatcccctcttaatctcttatcccttatcctaaacctgtgtccttttcTTTATCTGCTTCTGTTATGCAGGAACGTCTCCTGCAATttccctttctatgcccctcataatcttatgtgtCAACTCAGTTGTTAGAACTCACAGCTGTCTGTCTGTGGTCTGTGAATTCAAGTTTAGTTCCAGGCTGCCACTCCAAGGAGAATGAGGGACTGCTAAAATATTGGAGGTGCTTTCCTTTTGGGTAAATCAAGGTGCCTTCTGCTCTTGCAATAGTGTTTGTAAAttaactattttgttttgttaattcaACAGAATTCGAGCGGTGGGCCAGATATGAATTGGAACCAAGCCGTAAGTAAATAATCAGAGTGGAATAGAGAAATAGTGCCCGGGAATCAAAAGCTTGGGACCATGTTTACCAACTGAAAGACGTGTTTTATTATGTGGTCACATAATATGTGTTTGGCCTCCTGATGCAGATGAGACTGTATCCATATTGTCACTTAATCTTACCCTATCATGAGCTTCCCTTCCTGGTTTATTTCCTGCTCGTATCCTGCTTTCCTGGTATCTATTCTTGAAACCTTTTACCttccaacatttttccatttctgCTGAAAGACTTTGACCTGGTAATTGAACTGTTTCCCTCTTCAAGGATGCTGTATCAAGCATTTCTAACTTCTTTTATTGTTATTGCTAacttctgcattattttgctttgcaaTGGCTTCTTTGATCCAAACTGTCTATAACTGCAGTTCTCCAATGGGAGAGTGGAATTAAACCTGTTGTGTAATGCTGTGTGTCTTGTTGGTATGCTTATGCCAACTGAGTACCCCCTGATTTCTCATTTATAGCTTTCTGGTTTCTTATACTAATACAGGATGTGTTTAAGCAGGTACAGTATGGATGAGAAGCATTTAAAAATGCCCGCTAAATTTGTAGAGGTGTGCTCAGATAAGGAGATTTTTAATACTgtattatgaaaaaaaaatggtcTTTGATATAATCATGACATATGGTGTAACAGAACTTAAGTTGTGCAATGCATGGAAACTTTCTTGAAGGGAGTGGAGATCACAGAGCCTGATCTATAAAGTTAAGAGTCCTCGTGCTAGGTGCACGccttgtgaaagagaaacagcaacacaaatctgaaacaaaaacagaaaatgctggaaagagttagcaggtcaggcagcatctgtggacaagagaaacagttaatgttttgggttggagatcctgaagaaggatctttgacctgaaattttaactctgtttctcttttggcAGGTATCGCCCAACTTGTCAAACTTTTctagcatcttctgcttttatttctgatttccaggatctgctttttttaaaattttcagcaaCATACATTTATTCTCTAAAGATGGGCTGCAGTGTTTAATTATGCTAAATTCAAGCCATGTTTAGTTTTGGCATTCCTGATCAAGTTCAACGAGGGGCTGTATTCTGTTCGGAAATACTTGGATCAGAGGCCAGAATGCTTGTTATTTTTATGTCCCTTCCTTTTCAAGGTATGACTTCTGAATGGTCAGTTTATAGCAATTGGCTGCTGCTGAagcactttctctgcagatggAAAGTTTATGTTTCATTTGTACATTAATGAGTGTTTCTTTTCAGTTACAATATCTGACAAGGCTGTATCAGGGCCATCTCAAGGATTTAAAAAAGcaggaggagacagaaaaggctgtagatgctggaatctggagcaagacataaggtgctggaggaactctacagatcgggcagcatacccattgagttcctccagtgccttttatGTTGATCTTAAAGAGCAGATCTCCTGAGGTAGTGTTCGCTTTAATTGAACATTAGCCAAGGCCAATAACCTTACACCAACCTATAACATTGACAAGTGTAAGAGAGCTGTAGGATCTGGAAGTGCTGGCAGAAGTCAGGAATTTGGTTGCGCTGAGAGGGTCCAAAAGTATCTGATGAAGATATTTTTCACATCTCTCATTTTGCAATTGTGTGCTCTAGTGTTTCTAAAGTTTTCTGCAGCCACTATTAcctaatcattctttgaaaattGCTAGCTTTTCCAGATTAATGTTGTGTATTGTTTGCTTTTTCAGAAACGATCCCTATGCACTACTGGGTATTAGCCACCGATTATACAACTTACTCTCTGGTGTACTCGTGCGTCAGTATTTTGGGAATTGCACACCATGATTATGTCTGGATTATGGGAAGAGAACGGCAGTTATCACAGAATGTCACTGATTACCTGCATGGAATCCTGACCACAAATGACATCACAGTTGATTTAACTTCAACCAATCAGAAAAATTGCACCATGAGAATCTGATCAggacctgtttaaaaaaaacacttcaatcTAGATAAAAAATCAACTTGCCTTTAGTTTATTCCATTGTAATTTATACTAGAGATATTCAACCAGAATTTTACCAAATCCATTGAGCTACGAATTAAGTGTAATTTATCAATCCCCAAACTTCATGAGTAATGAACAACTCCAAAGCATGAGCATAAACTTCAATACCACTCATATTAAAAGCATTTCTGAAACTCCAATCAGTCACCATTCAAAGTTTATCCACAATTCTAACTTAAAAATGAAACTGAATAAGCAGAGTAACTATCTCAGTAGTGCTGATGAGCGTGAAGTTACCTCATCATGCACATTTGTGCACAGGAGCAAGGTGTTTCCTACTCAGAGTCTTTCTGTTTATTATATTCCATtctgccccaccaccccccaattCATATTATTGGACAGGAAAAACCATGCTCTGGGAACAGCATTTTTGCATTAGCttattgattttattgtcatTCTATCTTTTAGTTTCCTAATTATCAGATTGGTCCTTTGATTATTTTATCAAACAATGTTTAGTACTTAGAATTGATACTCATTGAGTGTGGGACTTTCTGAAATATACAAATTCAAGAAATGTTTAGCATGAAGTGGTATTTTCAGCAATAGAAATGTAAAACTAATGTTGTGCTTCTTTACCTCCTCATCTTCATTGTTATCAATATGAGTGGGATGATTTGTTTTTCCAAGATCGCTGTGATGCTTTGAAACTTCATGTGCTTGGTGTGGTATTCATGCTTTAGAATCAACAGAAAAAGGCAGATATGCTGGTGTAGTTCAGAACTGATGGTACGCAGCTGTCGAAAACATGTTCTGTGAGATCCAGATTTGGAGGGCTAAGTTCATTCTGCTGCTGTTTCTCAGCGGGTTGAGAGCCATACTTAGGTTTGCTGAGATTCTTGCAACAGGTTCTGACTGGTGCAGGATCAGAGGACCCACTGATTTCAGATAAGACATTTAGGATGCAAAGGGGACAATAAATCTCTTCTAAGAaacattattttgctttggtttAATGCTTTAATTATTGATGCATCTTAATGTGTTTTTCTCCTTAGAtattacattttttattttaaatatttacttcaatCTTAATAGTTTTTTGAACATCTGTGAATGCTGGCAGAGACACATAAATCTGTTAAAGTCAACAACAACTCTGGCAAAGCCCTGCCCCCAGCTTTGATTACCGTCAAAGGCTGTCAGGCTGATTTGGAGGTGTTGCTATGCATCCGTGTTACCCAAAGCCAGGTGTTGACTGGACTATACTGTTACATGCTGTTACAAGGTAAACCTTCCTTCTCTGGGCCAGGTAAGTGCAAACATGGGGGACTACAGACAGCAGCTTCAGCTGGTGGGACTGGGCTGAGATGATCTGGGCCATAAACTGCGTCTTGTCCATCATTTGACCTAATATAGTATCTAAAAgccctagtaaaactgaagtcagtggtcTCCAAAGGGAATGAATTCCAGTGGATGGAAACATACCTCATATAAAggaaaacacagacaaatgggacttgcttaggtgAGAACCTTGatctggatgagttgggccgaagggcctgtttcccgtgTTGTATCACTGTATGACTGTATGGTTCTATCAATGACACTACCTTCCATCATAGGTCAGAAGTGAAagcatttgctgatgattgtgcaatgttcactTCTATTCAGAACTCCTCAGCAGATGGAGCAGACCATGTTTGCATGCAGTAAGGACCCAGAtaacatttaggcatgggctgataagtggcaagtaatagtAACCATGACAAAATTATTAAACTCCAACAAGAGAGTACCTAACCacttactcttgacattcaatggcattactatcactGAATCCTCCACCAAAGGTCACCAATAAACTggttcagccacataaataccatgtctacaagaacagatcagagactgggtatgCTGTGGCAAGTGAATCACCTCTCAGCATTAAAGCATTTTCCTCTATCTACAAGCAACAAGTCATGAGTGTGATGGAGTACTTTCCATTTGCTTTTGGAAGCTCGACATGACCCAGAACAAAACAGTCTGCTCGACTGGTACTCCAGCCACTCAACTAAGTATTTGTCT is from Pristis pectinata isolate sPriPec2 chromosome 6, sPriPec2.1.pri, whole genome shotgun sequence and encodes:
- the LOC127571804 gene encoding apolipoprotein D-like, with the translated sequence MQLLYLSLLFAVHFCSFARAKFGSCSDYAVQENFTMSQYLGTWFEIERSGASDSNPRCIMEKYLVTKENKVELLTQYVSEDDAVKLHQGEIIYPNKSRILPNFTSEFQENSSGGPDMNWNQAKRSLCTTGY